CAGATTATAATAGCTAAAGGCCTTGGCAATTATGAGGGCCTAACAGAAGCTCCACTTGACAATAAATCAGTATTTTGCTTATTAAATGCTAAATGCACAGCCATTGCAAAGGATATAGGGGTGAAAGTAGGATCTAATGTAATGATAAAAATCAATTAATAACTCAATCCCAGTAGAGCCTAATTTTTTTGGGGAGGTTTGATAATATTAAAGTTGGTTTTATAGGATTTGGAGAAGTAGCATCTACCATGGCTTCGAAACTCTTAGATGAAGGCGTTGAGGTTTTGACCGCTACGAGAGGTCGGAGTGAACGTACCAAGAAACTAGCACGTGATCTTGGAGTTAGCGAATGCAGTGACATCTTAGAAGTTTCTAGAAGATCTGATATTGTAATATCTGCTGTCACGCCCAGTGTGGCTATGAAAGTCGCTAGAGAAGTTGGCAATCATGTTAGAGGGGTCTATGTAGATATAAACAATGTTGCACCTTCTACTGTGAAAAAGGCCCTTGATTATATAAGGAATGGCAGGGTGGTCGATGCTGCTATCATGGGACGTATAAGTAAGGATTTAGGGGTTAAAATTTTAGCATCAGGGGTTTCTGCCCATGATTTTGCCAAATTAACTGATTATGGATTCAATATAGAAGTTAGGGGTGATAGGGTGGGTGATGCCTCCGCACTTAAAATGTTGAGGAGTTCTTATACTAAAGGTGTGTCGGCGCTTTTATGGGAGACTCTTTTGGCAGCATATCGAATGGGCCTTGATGAGGATTTGTTGGAAATACTTGAAGAGACAGAAAATGAAGGTTTTAGAGAGCGTGCAATTTCAAGGGTTATAAGTTCGGCTTTACATTCAAAGAGGAGATATGAGGAGATGAAGGACGTTGAATCATTTTTATCAGAGAACATAACCCCCATAATGTCAAAGTGCACATCTAAAACCTTTAAAAGGATATTCATGGAATTAGATGACCTTAGAATGGTATTCGAGAGTTATACCATGATTTTTGATAATATAAAAAGTTTATAATTGTAAAATAAAGATAATAATATTAAGGTGATTTGATTGGGAGAAGATATTATAGATGATTGCAAAGAGAATCTTAAAAAGCTCATTGGTAAAAAAATCCTTAATGTTGGATTCAAATTTTATGATGATGAATGCTGGAGGATC
This DNA window, taken from Methanothermobacter tenebrarum, encodes the following:
- a CDS encoding NAD(P)-dependent oxidoreductase, producing the protein MGRFDNIKVGFIGFGEVASTMASKLLDEGVEVLTATRGRSERTKKLARDLGVSECSDILEVSRRSDIVISAVTPSVAMKVAREVGNHVRGVYVDINNVAPSTVKKALDYIRNGRVVDAAIMGRISKDLGVKILASGVSAHDFAKLTDYGFNIEVRGDRVGDASALKMLRSSYTKGVSALLWETLLAAYRMGLDEDLLEILEETENEGFRERAISRVISSALHSKRRYEEMKDVESFLSENITPIMSKCTSKTFKRIFMELDDLRMVFESYTMIFDNIKSL